The Mesobacillus jeotgali genome window below encodes:
- a CDS encoding VTT domain-containing protein, with amino-acid sequence MEQIIQLLKNIDSSLHYYIDEYGAAIYIMLFLIVYFKTAFVILTFLPGDSMVFASGTLAAIGDLDIKSLFMLFAAATILGDSQNYFIGRQLGKLNSDNYFLYRFMPSRSIGRAKDFLSDYGRTAITASRFVPLMRTSLPFVSGFTGYEYKTFLGYNLLGGLLWTFFWLTAGFILGNISWVEENLSLTLIMVSSAALIPAVLGFVKQYKKKKEAVA; translated from the coding sequence ATGGAACAGATCATTCAGCTGCTGAAAAACATAGATAGTAGTCTCCATTACTATATTGATGAATATGGGGCAGCAATTTATATAATGTTATTTTTGATCGTTTATTTTAAGACGGCTTTTGTAATCCTGACATTTTTACCAGGGGATTCAATGGTCTTTGCGAGCGGAACCCTCGCGGCAATTGGAGATTTAGATATCAAAAGCTTGTTTATGCTATTTGCAGCTGCAACTATATTAGGTGACAGCCAGAATTATTTCATTGGCAGGCAGCTTGGCAAGCTAAATTCAGATAACTATTTCCTATACCGTTTTATGCCTAGTAGATCAATTGGCAGGGCAAAAGACTTTTTATCTGATTATGGAAGGACAGCCATTACTGCTTCAAGGTTTGTGCCGCTCATGAGAACATCCTTACCTTTTGTATCAGGATTCACTGGATACGAATACAAAACATTTCTAGGCTACAATCTTTTAGGAGGATTACTCTGGACATTTTTTTGGCTTACTGCGGGATTCATCCTTGGAAATATTTCATGGGTAGAAGAGAATTTATCTCTTACGCTGATAATGGTCTCCTCAGCGGCATTGATACCTGCGGTCCTCGGCTTCGTAAAACAATATAAAAAGAAAAAAGAAGCGGTTGCCTGA
- the pyrE gene encoding orotate phosphoribosyltransferase: MKREIAEALLEIEAVSLQPDNPFTWSSGMKSPIYCDNRLTLSYPSIRRRVAEGLKTLIVEHFPNVEMIAGTATAGIPHAAWVSELLDLPMSYVRSKAKGHGKGNQIEGKVTQGQKVVVVEDLISTGGSVIEAVAALQEAGCDVLGVVSIFTYELEKGKQQLGSANISSYSLTDFTTLASLAEEKGLITKNNLDSLSEWRKDPSEWRAAKKV, encoded by the coding sequence ATGAAAAGAGAAATAGCAGAAGCATTGCTGGAAATCGAAGCCGTTAGCCTTCAGCCTGACAATCCATTTACATGGTCTTCGGGAATGAAGTCACCGATCTACTGCGATAACCGACTCACGCTGTCTTATCCTTCTATTCGCAGAAGGGTTGCTGAAGGACTGAAAACCTTGATTGTTGAGCATTTTCCGAATGTTGAGATGATCGCGGGAACGGCTACAGCCGGAATACCTCATGCTGCCTGGGTCAGTGAACTTCTTGATTTGCCGATGAGCTATGTCCGCTCAAAAGCAAAAGGACATGGAAAAGGGAATCAAATTGAAGGAAAAGTGACACAAGGACAGAAGGTCGTCGTTGTTGAAGATTTAATCTCAACTGGAGGCAGCGTCATAGAGGCCGTCGCGGCATTGCAAGAAGCTGGATGCGACGTATTAGGGGTTGTCTCGATTTTTACATATGAATTGGAAAAAGGGAAGCAGCAGCTTGGCTCTGCAAATATCTCCTCTTATTCTCTCACTGACTTTACAACTCTAGCAAGCTTGGCTGAAGAAAAAGGATTAATTACAAAGAATAATCTTGATAGTCTCTCAGAATGGCGGAAGGATCCATCTGAATGGAGAGCAGCTAAAAAAGTATGA